In one Alnus glutinosa chromosome 12, dhAlnGlut1.1, whole genome shotgun sequence genomic region, the following are encoded:
- the LOC133883081 gene encoding superoxide dismutase [Cu-Zn] yields MVKAVAVLGNSEGVRGTIHFTQEADGPTTVTGNISGLKPGLHGFHVHALGDTTNGCLSTGPHFNPAGKEHGAPEDENRHAGDLGNVTVGGDGTATFTIIDKQIPLFGPHSIIGRAVVVHGDPDDLGKGGHELSKSTGNAGGRVACGIIGLQG; encoded by the exons ATGGTGAAGGCCGTGGCTGTTCTTGGCAACAGTGAGGGTGTCCGTGGGACTATCCACTTTACCCAAGAAGCTGATG GCCCAACTACAGTAACTGGAAATATTTCTGGCCTTAAGCCTGGGCTCCATGGGTTCCATGTCCATGCGCTTGGGGACACAACAAATGGTTGCTTGTCAACTG GACCACATTTCAATCCTGCTGGAAAAGAGCATGGTGCTCCTGAGGATGAGAATCGTCATGCCGGCGATCTGGGAAATGTCACTGTTGGTGGTGATG GCACTGCCACTTTCACAATAATTGACAAGCAG ATTCCACTTTTTGGACCACATTCCATTATTGGAAGGGCTGTTGTTGTCCACGGGGATCCAGATGACCTTGGCAAGG GGGGACATGAACTTAGCAAAAGCACTGGAAATGCCGGTGGCCGGGTAGCTTGTG GTATCATCGGCCTGCAAGGATGA